In Verrucomicrobiia bacterium, the following are encoded in one genomic region:
- a CDS encoding VCBS repeat-containing protein, with translation MNFRGTLSLGAALCAFAAVNTASAAFTVEPIAGLPGMDSSAVAWGDFDNDGLLDFLLTGTTNNSGSGATTRLWRNTGAGFVQVPMAAVPGVVFGSTCWNDFDNDGRLDFLLTGTTNGILTGNVSQLWRNTGSGFENVTATSVPGLPRLNQTAASWADMDNNGTADLFISGLSSTGRVAQIWRNTGGVLTNATSALAPGLPGFDIGTAAWGDFDNDGRMDLIIAGDTGSGRIAQVWRNTGSTLTNATAGIAAGLPPVSFASSAWGDYDNDGLLDFVITGESSTGRVTQIWRNAGSTFTNATTSLVEGIAALRYGTSAWADFDNDGRLDLLLTGNPAGGTFFARILRNTGSGFADAEELLPAAYSTSGPSAAWGDFNNDGKLDVLITGTSAEGGMAQLLRNTGELANTPPPAPAQLLAVGTNGTVHLQWGSVMDAESGSNVTYNVRVGTTAGGSEIMASIADLESGFRRLPQFGNVQLGTNTQLTLPPGTYFWSVQAVDGALAGGGYAEELPLVIPTETAPRLTIVRAGTNATISWTPSTIGWTLQETSSLSVPAWTNSPSGTLNPVSVSADQLQRFYRLRQQ, from the coding sequence ATGAACTTTCGAGGAACTCTTTCGCTGGGAGCTGCGCTGTGCGCCTTCGCAGCTGTCAACACCGCCTCTGCGGCTTTCACTGTCGAACCTATCGCAGGCCTTCCCGGAATGGATTCCAGCGCGGTTGCGTGGGGCGATTTCGACAATGACGGACTGCTCGACTTCCTGCTGACTGGCACCACCAATAATTCGGGATCGGGGGCCACGACACGTCTGTGGCGCAACACTGGCGCGGGGTTCGTTCAAGTGCCAATGGCTGCTGTTCCGGGCGTCGTGTTTGGTTCCACCTGCTGGAATGATTTCGACAACGATGGCCGCCTAGATTTTCTGCTGACTGGCACAACGAACGGAATTCTCACGGGCAACGTATCGCAACTTTGGCGCAATACAGGAAGCGGGTTCGAAAATGTCACGGCGACATCTGTTCCCGGTCTTCCACGCCTCAATCAAACAGCGGCAAGCTGGGCCGACATGGACAACAACGGCACGGCGGACCTGTTCATCTCGGGATTGTCATCGACAGGCCGCGTCGCTCAGATCTGGCGAAACACGGGTGGCGTGTTGACGAACGCCACCTCCGCACTGGCACCTGGGTTGCCGGGCTTCGACATTGGCACCGCAGCGTGGGGCGACTTTGATAATGATGGCCGGATGGATCTCATCATTGCAGGTGACACGGGCAGTGGACGCATCGCGCAGGTTTGGCGAAACACAGGATCGACTTTGACGAATGCCACGGCCGGCATCGCGGCCGGATTGCCGCCGGTTTCCTTCGCATCGTCGGCGTGGGGTGACTACGACAACGACGGGTTGCTCGATTTTGTGATCACGGGTGAAAGTTCCACTGGGCGCGTGACGCAGATCTGGCGCAACGCTGGCAGTACATTCACGAACGCCACGACGAGTCTCGTCGAAGGTATTGCTGCCCTGCGCTATGGCACATCAGCCTGGGCCGATTTCGATAACGACGGCCGCCTGGATCTCCTGCTCACGGGCAATCCTGCGGGAGGAACGTTTTTCGCGCGCATTCTGCGGAATACGGGAAGCGGGTTTGCGGATGCTGAGGAGTTGCTTCCTGCCGCTTACTCGACCTCGGGACCTTCAGCGGCCTGGGGAGATTTCAACAACGACGGAAAGCTGGACGTGCTGATAACGGGGACGTCTGCGGAAGGCGGCATGGCGCAGTTGTTGCGTAACACGGGAGAATTGGCGAACACGCCGCCACCCGCGCCAGCCCAGCTTCTGGCGGTGGGCACCAATGGGACTGTTCACCTTCAATGGGGCTCAGTGATGGATGCTGAATCAGGATCGAATGTGACTTACAACGTGCGCGTCGGAACGACCGCTGGAGGGAGTGAAATCATGGCCTCCATCGCGGACCTTGAGAGTGGGTTCCGCCGCCTGCCGCAGTTCGGCAATGTTCAACTGGGCACGAATACGCAATTGACGCTCCCACCTGGGACATATTTCTGGAGCGTCCAGGCTGTGGACGGCGCGTTGGCCGGGGGAGGCTATGCTGAAGAACTGCCCTTGGTAATACCGACGGAGACCGCGCCGCGTCTGACGATCGTGCGGGCGGGAACCAACGCCACCATTTCCTGGACTCCGTCAACGATTGGCTGGACCCTGCAGGAGACCTCGAGCCTGTCTGTGCCAGCGTGGACCAATTCGCCGTCTGGAACTTTGAACCCGGTGAGCGTCTCTGCCGATCAGCTTCAACGCTTCTATCGTTTGCGGCAGCAATAA